Genomic window (Heterodontus francisci isolate sHetFra1 chromosome 41, sHetFra1.hap1, whole genome shotgun sequence):
GTCATTCCCTGTTTGACTGCAATAGTATAAGTACAAGAGCTTCTACTAAAAAGGATTAGTTCCAGAATTTTCTAGGTGATGGTGAGCAATAACTGTGTCTAGAAATCGTGAAGATGGCTTCCCAAGTGTGTCAGAactaccacaaggactgtgaggatgCTGTTAACAAGCAGATCAACCTGGAGCTCTATTCCTCCTATGTTTACCTGTCCATGGTGAGTTTTGTATTCCTTGTTACTACATCCTTAAAAAGTTGGAATTTCTCCATTTCAATGAACTGGCTTGTAGTTATATTTCTCTTAATTTCTTTACCTGGGAAGAAACATCTTTGGGCAGCGTGTGCTTCAAGTGTGTAAGACAGGGTGATGTTGAGTTAATGGATTGTTCCTTGTAGCAGCTGCTCTCTATTGAGATTTAATATATAATTAGTTCAACTGCTGTTTGAGTTTGTTACTGAATCGCATAAACTTGGTCAAGTGTTTCTTGATATTCAACAAGGTTCAATCTTATTGGGATGattggagctgatgaaatgttggcAGATTATTAGTTTTTGTTTTCTAATTGGCAGTGAAATCCTGATGTTTGAAGCTTTGTTCACTGTACCTTTGATCTCTATTATAATTTTAGTATGAACCTTCTAAAATTATTGACTTTTTGGTTTAACATAGAATATGAATTGATACGGTGCCTTTCACTATCTCAAATgttccaagtgctttacagccaatgaaattttAAAATTCCAGCTTGCATAGTAATTTGATCCATCTGTTTTACTGGTGtgggttaaaggataaatattctCTAGGACACTAGAGAGAACTCTTGTTTTCAAGGCCGTGCTGAGGTATTATCCCAAACTGAGAGGGCAATTGTGGCCTTAGTTTCATTCAACTGAATGATGGGAAGTAAGGAGTGGTACCTACCCAGCTGTAGAATTTACCTTGACTTGACATGAAATGTCAACTCAAACTTTTTTTATTTCTGTTTAGTTGTTGAATCTTCATTTATGTATATAAAGAAGAAGCTGCCAAAATCTGAAGGAATGTACTTTAGAAAAATGTTTTGGGTTTTTTTGGAAGATTGAGAACGTTAACTGAAGGGAGAAAAATCATGAACAATGTATTTAAATATAGATTCGACTCATTTAAATTATCTCCCATAGTCCTATTACTTTGACCGGGATGATGTTGCCCTGCgtcactttgctgagttcttcaaggAGCAGTCACATGAGGAATGGGAGCACGCTGAGAAACTGATAATTCCAGAATAAATGTGGAGGCCGAATAATCTTGGAGGACATCAAGGTTGGATTTAATGAAGGAGTGGCTGCCTTCTGGGTCCCTTCAAATACTTTTTAGAGCAATTTGTTCCAATTTGATTCCATGGTTATGATGGTTTAATGCAGTAATTCTATATTCTTGTGACACATTGGTTCCTGGCAACATGGATTTCTGGTTGCTTTTCACCCCTGTTTTCCTGGTACTgttaagtgtttgtttttgtttaatTCATTGTAAGTGAAGTTTCTGACTTTCCTCTTCAGAAGACGGAGcaggatgagtggagcaatggtctGGAAGCAATGCAGAGAGCTCTGCAGATGGAGAAGGATGTGAACCAGAGTCTGCTGGATCTGCACAAACTCTCCACTGGCAACACTGACCCTCATGTAAGTTCTTGATATTTAACACGCACTTTTTTAAGTTTACACTTGCCTATTCAAAAGATTTGTATGCCTAATAGTTGTCTGTCTTGAATATTTTGGGGAAACGATGGGTGTGCAAGGGAATTAGTTAGCATCTTGTGGACATTGAGCAAATGTGACCCAGATGCTGAGTGCCTATTGCGCATGTTTTAAACTTGATGTAGTTGATGAATTAATGCAATTAATCTCAATTGCATCACTTGACTATCCTCTCGTGCAATGGGATTAAAATGAAAGATCATGCACTCCTTCTTTCTGCTGCTGGACATAActagtttttcccttttttttgtttcagcttagtgacttcctggagactcactactcagatgagcaagtgaagatgatcaagaagtttggagatcacatcaccaacctgaagagaCTGGGAGCCCCTGAGAATAgcatgggagagtacctgtttgacaagctCACCCTGGGGGAGAGTGACTGAACTGACTGCAGAAATCAAACTTTATTGCATTTAGTGCTTGTTTATGTAATTGTGTGGGAGATCATCTTCCTCTAGGAAATAATGGCTTCTGACTTTCAACTAAGAATTAAAGACGATCTGTGATATATAACTATAAATGTTCAATATTGAAGTGAGTTTTGTTTCATTCATCAGGTGGATGCTTGATGTAAGCTGAATTCCACTGGTAACTTTATCTTGGATTTCAGGCTTGTACTGTTTTCTGTTCCAACCTGGGATCTCTGTGGGGACTTGGACATTTTCAGCCATATGCTAAATATCCAATTTCAAGTGGGAGCAAATTTTTATTGCAACCAGCCATGAAGTGAACAACACTGACTTTTTTTTAATATCTCTTACTATAGTTTAAAAAGGTGACTAGGTTGTTTATCAAAATTGACATAAGACAGGTGCCCAAAAGCTTAGCCAGAGGTATCTTTTAGGGAGTAAACACTGGAGTTTAGGGGTCTAGGCAGCTAAATGCAAGGAAATGTGTCCTATGCATGGTTCTTCTCTCTATCAATGGAACATCTGTTAACACCTCATACACTGAAATATCAGCAAATGTAACTTTGCATTAATTATTAGAGGATATTTTGCAGCAAATTCGTTTTGTATGATTTCAGACTTGGGATCGATCCTACTAATGCTGTGGGATGAGAAGTTTAGTATTCAAGTAAACTTCTACCAGTCCTAGTCTGAGTTCTTACTGTGGGTTACACCTGCTGTAGCTCACTCAGCTAGCTGCATACCTGCTGCGTCAGCCTTCCTGGTCAGCTTTGGCTGTAATGCTCACAAGGGCAATGTTCTGCAAATTCAAAGTACTAAAGGGAATAACAATTGGGTGGCTGGGAAGTCAACCAGAAATGCCATAATTTCACTGGCcatgaggaggggggaagaggagaaagCATAGATTCCTTGCTGGGAAAGGATTGAACTTAATTCTGGAAAACAAAATTCTTGCATTTCTTACTCTATTCTCATTAGGTTCTTGATATCAATAGAAGCTTGGGTAGGGAACAGGagaatgtgtggaactgtactttaATCCTTCTGGAAGGTGTGAACATATTTCATTAAATACACAAAGCAAATAACTTCAAAGAATTAAAATGATATTTATCCTTTTATTGACCACCACACCCCAACCTCTTACATTTTCTCTTCAAGTTATAAGTCCAATACCAGCAGCTCCTCCATACATATATCAATTTGTATTTAGGTACATTGTACATTTCATACCAAATAGGAATCATCCATTCCAAATCCTGTTAGATCTCCATTTGTCTCCTTTACCCCTATTAATAGATTCATCTGTTGATGCTGCAGCTGTAATTGTCCCAGTGTTTACAAGTTAAATTTAGGAACGCAGGTGAGAACTGCAGTGAGTGCAATCAAATTGCAGTCTTCAATGTTCCCTATAAGCCCTGCAGCAATTGTGTGTGGGCCGTGCACAGAACAAATAAGTTGTGCCCAGGCAGTGGTCCCTTCAAGATGCATGCATAGCTGCTTAGAGATGTTTAAGGGAATTATAAGGAACGGTGGTCTTTGGTCATTCCACGTTAAAGTCTttgcccctatcacccctgtgctcgctgacctacattggctcccagtcaagcattatcttgattttaaacttctcattCTTGTTTATATAGCCTCaaaccacatccccctcccccatttctgtaatttcctccaggcccacaacaCTCCAAGATTTCTGCCCTTTCGAGCATCCCTGATTCTAATCGCTtcagcattggtggccgtgccttcagttctcTAGGTCCCAAGTTCTGGAATACGCTCCCTATACCtcaccacctcactttcctccttaaaacctacctctttgactaatccTTTGgttatctgacttaatatctccttatgttgcttggcattatactttgttttataatgctgctgtgaagcaccttgggacatagtattacattaaaagcactatataaatataacataaaagcaaaatactgcagatgatggaaatctgaaataaaaataataaatgctggaagtac
Coding sequences:
- the LOC137353563 gene encoding ferritin heavy chain-like, whose amino-acid sequence is MASQVCQNYHKDCEDAVNKQINLELYSSYVYLSMKTEQDEWSNGLEAMQRALQMEKDVNQSLLDLHKLSTGNTDPHLSDFLETHYSDEQVKMIKKFGDHITNLKRLGAPENSMGEYLFDKLTLGESD